From one Malus sylvestris chromosome 1, drMalSylv7.2, whole genome shotgun sequence genomic stretch:
- the LOC126620438 gene encoding probable beta-D-xylosidase 6 codes for MPHHWKSLFLLLLQLLNLCSTKSQPFTSSSSSSNPHLQFPCKPPHHSSYPFCNNSLPIPTRAQSLISLLTLQEKIQQLSNSASAIPRLGIPPYEWWSESLHGIATNGPGVSFNGTIPSATSFPQVIVTAAAFNRTLWFSVGAAIAVEARAMYNFGQAGLTFWAPNINIFRDPRWGRGQETPGEDPMVASAYAVEFVKGFQGGGIRDGGLGARRVLESDESGDSLMLSACCKHFTAYDLESWRNFSRYSFNAVVSEQDLEDTYQPPFRSCIQQGKASCLMCSYNAVNGVPACAQKDLLDKARNEWGFKGYITSDCDAVATVFEYQNYTKSPEDAVADVLKAGTDIDCGTYLLRNTLSTIKQGKVQEEDIDKALLNLFSVQLRLGLFNGDPRKGKFGSLGAQDVCTSEHKRLALEAARQGIVLLKNDKKFLPLKRGVDFSLAVIGPLANNSSLLGGDYTGIPCNPKSPFEGLQEYSTRTSYVAGCQDVPCLSDAGFEKAIYAAKKADFVVIVVGIDASQEREDHDRVSLLLPGKQMALVSSVAAASKEPVILVLAGGGPLDVTFAKEDLRIASILWIGYPGEAGGRALAEVIFGDFNPGGRLPMTWYPESFTNVPMNDMNMRADPSLGYPGRTYRFYTGDRIYGFGHGLSYSSFTYNIVSAPKKLSLSKPFKVDLSRNVLHQPGDVLDHLHIDEVTSCESLRFLVEIAVKNNGDMDGGHSVMLFSRVPKVVKGVPVRQLIGFNRVYTVSNQYTTASILVDPCTHLSFADEHGERILPLGEHVLMVGDIQHFVSVEIN; via the exons ATGCCTCATCACTGGAAatccctcttcctcctcctcctacaACTCCTCAACCTCTGCTCCACCAAATCCCAGCCAttcacatcatcatcatcatcatcaaatccCCACCTTCAATTCCCATGCAAGCCACCCCACCACAGCTCCTACCCTTTCTGCAACAACTCCCTCCCGATCCCCACCAGAGCTCAGTCCTTAATTTCCCTCCTTACCCTCCAAGAAAAGATCCAACAGCTCTCAAACAGCGCCTCTGCAATCCCCAGACTTGGCATCCCACCCTACGAATGGTGGTCCGAGTCCCTCCATGGCATAGCCACCAACGGCCCTGGTGTCTCTTTCAATGGCACCATCCCTTCAGCCACAAGCTTCCCACAAGTGATTGTCACAGCAGCTGCTTTCAACAGGACTCTCTGGTTCTCCGTCGGGGCAGCCATTGCTGTTGAGGCCAGAGCAATGTACAATTTTGGGCAAGCTGGGTTGACTTTTTGGGCACCCAATATCAATATCTTTAGGGACCCCAGATGGGGGAGGGGCCAGGAGACCCCTGGGGAGGACCCCATGGTTGCTTCTGCTTATGCTGTTGAGTTTGTGAAGGGTTTTCAGGGTGGGGGAATTAGAGATGGTGGGCTTGGAGCGAGGAGAGTGTTGGAAAGTGATGAGAGTGGTGATAGTTTAATGCTCTCAGCTTGTTGCAAGCATTTCACTGCTTATGATTTGGAGTCGTGGAGGAATTTCAGTAGATATAGCTTCAATGCTGTG GTTTCAGAACAAGATTTGGAGGATACATATCAGCCGCCTTTTCGAAGTTGTATACAACAAGGTAAAGCTAGCTGCTTAATGTGTTCTTACAATGCAGTAAATGGGGTTCCTGCTTGTGCACAGAAAGATCTCTTGGATAAGGCTCGGAACGAGTGGGGATTCAAAGG ATATATCACCTCAGACTGTGATGCTGTGGCCACAGTGTTTGAATATCAGAACTACACAAAAAGTCCTGAGGACGCAGTTGCTGATGTTCTTAAAGCAG GGACGGATATTGATTGTGGCACGTACTTGCTTCGAAATACTCTATCTACAATCAAACAAGGGAAGGTGCAAGAGGAAGACATAGACAAGGCGCTTCTCAATCTTTTCTCTGTTCAACTCCGTCTTGGGTTATTTAATGGAGATCCCAGAAAAGGGAAATTTGGTAGTTTGGGAGCTCAGGATGTCTGTACCTCAGAGCATAAGAGGTTGGCACTTGAGGCGGCAAGGCAGGGAATTGTGCTCCTTAAAAATGATAAGAAGTTTTTGCCTTTAAAAAGGGGTGTTGATTTTTCCTTGGCTGTCATTGGTCCATTGGCAAACAATTCAAGTTTGCTGGGTGGGGATTACACAG GAATTCCCTGCAACCCAAAGAGTCCTTTTGAGGGTCTTCAAGAGTACTCAACTAGAACATCTTATGTAGCTGGCTGCCAGGATGTACCATGTTTGTCTGATGCTGGGTTCGAAAAAGCAATTTATGCTGCAAAAAAAGCTGATTTTGTTGTTATAGTTGTTGGTATTGATGCATCACAAGAAAGAGAAGATCACGATCGAGTTAGTCTTCTCTTACCTGGTAAACAGATGGCCCTTGTATCTTCTGTGGCTGCTGCAAGCAAAGAACCAGTGATTCTAGTTCTTGCTGGCGGTGGACCACTTGATGTAACATTTGCCAAAGAAGATCTCCGAATTGCAAGCATTCTTTGGATTGGGTACCCTGGGGAAGCTGGCGGGAGAGCACTAGCAGAAGTCATCTTTGGAGATTTTAATCCAG GTGGAAGGCTGCCTATGACTTGGTATCCTGAGTCATTCACCAATGTACCAATGAATGATATGAACATGAGGGCTGATCCTTCTTTAGGTTACCCCGGAAGAACATACCGGTTTTACACTGGGGACAGGATATATGGATTCGGGCACGGGTTAAGCTATAGTAGTTTCACTTACAATATCGTCTCAGCGCCAAAAAAGTTAAGCTTATCAAAACCCTTCAAGGTAGATTTGAGTAGAAATGTACTACACCAACCAGGAGATGTACTTGACCATTTACACATTGATGAGGTAACGTCGTGTGAATCTTTGAGATTCTTGGTTGAAATCGCTGTGAAGAATAACGGAGACATGGATGGAGGCCATAGTGTGATGTTGTTCTCCAGAGTGCCAAAAGTTGTCAAGGGTGTTCCAGTACGACAGCTGATCGGATTTAACCGTGTGTATACGGTTTCAAACCAATATACTACAGCATCCATTCTAGTTGATCCCTGTACACATCTAAGCTTTGCAGATGAGCATGGGGAAAGGATATTGCCATTGGGTGAACATGTGTTAATGGTAGGAGATATACAACATTTTGTCTCAgttgaaattaattaa